GACTACTTTTACCTGATCTTTGTATTCTTGGGCTAGTTTATCCATTAAAGGAGCAACCATCCTACAAGGTCCGCACCAAGTTGCGGTGCAGTCCATGACAAATAATTCTTTCTCCTCTAAGAGCGATTCAAAGTCTGATTTTTGGATATATTGAACAAGAGTTTCATTCGGACTTTCAGAAGTAGCCATAGGTTTTTCCAGTAAAAATTAAAATTGGTGATTATTTGGTTGGGAAATGGGAAATTTTCAAGGATAGAATGGAATATCCATGAGTTAAGTTATTTGTTGAGTTAAAGCCAATCTCAGAAGTGCTATAACCCTGATGCCATAGAAATTTCAATCTTTTGATTTTTCTTTTATTTCGCATAAAATACTCAGGACTTTTACTTTATTTTTGTGTCATGCAGATAAAATCTGTTTTCCTGCTTTGATTAATCTTTTCCTAGCATTTAAAGTTTTTTTGTTTCCTATTAAACGAGACTTAGAAAAAGAATCTTGTAAAAACTGAGTTACTATTTCGACTGGGCGATCGCCATTAATCACAGTTAAACAACCTTGTTGGCGATAATGCTGAATTAAGGGATTAGAATGCTCCTGATAGACTTCTATTCGCCTATAAATAACCTCATGATTATCGTCTGAGTGACCTCGTTGCAGTAACCTTTGTACCAAAACATCAATTGGGACATAAAAGCTAAAAACTTGGTCGTAAAGCTGTTCTGATAATGCAGTGTTGCCTTTAGCCCGGATTTCTAATAGTAATTGATCAAGAAGTTTCACCTGGGATAAATTACTAGGAAATCCATCCAGAATCCAACCCCGTTGGGCAGAGGAATGACTGAAGTGTTGGCGGATGATATCAAGAATGAAATCATCTGGAACTAAATCACCTCTTTCTATATACGGCTTGACTTTTAAGCCGAAAGAAGTCTCTTTAGCGATCGCCTGACGGCATATATCATCCATGGAAATATGCGGAATTTGCCATTGGCTTGACAGTGCTGCCCCCTGGGTACTCTTGCCAGCACCCGGTACTCCTAAGAAAATCAATCGCATTCAAACACCCCCTATTTCCAACTGAAAATGAGATGAAATCAACAACCAATACAATCCCCAAATATAGGATTCCTCTAGGAATAGCCAATATTTGAGATATCATATCTACAGAGGTGATTGAATTCTGAAAACTATGGCAACTGAAAAATCAAAAGACTCTTACCTGTGGGAAAAGCTAGACCAAGCCAGGAAAGCGAAAGCTGCCAGTGGCGGCTATGCCGGCTATGGTTCACCTGCTTTTGGTCAACAGTCAGTTAATGGTGAACTAGTAGAGAATCCGTCTGAACAACAGATCATTGAATTAATTCGCCGTCACCACAAGTCAGGAAAATCACTTCCACAAATTGCCGCGTGGCTTAACCAGCAAGGATATACAACCAAGCGAGGCAGTCAGTGGCAACCTGTATCAGTTAAAAGGGTTTTAGACAGGCTGTATGGTAAAATACAAAGAATTTCCGGCATGGACGAAGACTGATGCCCACATTGGCTCTGATTTAGAACCACAAAGTAAAAATGTTTTCTTTGCCCTATTTGAATAGACAACTTTAAATTTTATCCCATATTTACCTTTTGAGCATTCAATCCTTTATATATAGGCTGTTTCCTCGATTTATCCTTTACATTCCCCGTATCATAACTGAAATTTGTAGAAAATAATATGTATATGACAAAAAACTTTATAAAACTTCATAAATTAACTTTATCAGCTATTGTCAACCATGCAAATTGATGACCCACTCATTGGCGTTCCCTGCTTAGAAGAGGCGATAGATAGGCATCCACTGGTTGTTGCGCCCCATACTTCCCTAATTAATGTTGTGAATTTAATGAATCAGACGCGAGGTAATAGTTGTTTATTACCTGATTTTGATTTAGAAATTGGCTTTAATTCCATGCAAGGCACGCGTTCAAGTTGTGTTTTAGTCATGGAAGAAACAGAACTATTGGGTATTTTTACAGAACGAGATATTGTCAAATTCACAGCAATGGGTACAGACTTTACTGATGTGAAAATAGCTGAAGTTATGGTAAATCCAGTCATAACCTTGACAGAAAAGGCATTTCAGGATGTATTTGCAGCATTATTTTTATTTCGACGATATCGCATTCGCCACTTGGTGATAGTCAATGCAGAGGAACAAGTAGTAGGAATCGTCTCCCCAGAAAGTATTAGACAAATTTTGCGCCCTACCAATTTACTGAAAATGCGGCGGGTGTCAGAAGTAATGACCACTCAGGTAATTCATGCACCACCTACAGCCTCCGTACTCAGTTTGGCGCAGATGATGGCGGAAAATCGAGTTAGTTGCGTGGTGATAGTAAAAACAGATTCCTGGAACGATGTCTTATCAGCTTTTAAACCAGTAGGAATTGTGACAGAAAGAGACATCGTCCAATTTCAAGCATTGGGATTAAATTTGGCTCAAATTGAGGCAAAAACAGTGATGAGTACACCCTTATTTTTGCTAAGTCCAGAAGATTCCCTCTGGTCTGCCCATCAAGAAATGCAGCAGCGACGAGTGCAGCGATTAGTTGTATCCTGGGATTGGGGAGCAAAGTTAGCTATCGTCACTCAAACCAGCTTGTTGCGAATATTTGATCCACTGGAGATGTATGGAGTCATAGAAACATTACAAATAACTGTAGCTCAATTAGAAACCGAGAAAGCTAAATATTTCCATAGCCAAACTAACTCCACCGAACTACCACTACAGCCAGACTTAAAGCAGATCCAGAAACAACATATAGTTGTTGACGAAAACTTAGATAACTTGATTGCTACTGTGCAAAGCCGGATAGAACATTTGATCAAAAACCCTGATTTATCCAGAGAATTACAGCAAATGTATTTAGGTTTAGCGACAACGGAGATGCAAAAAATCCGCCATTGTCTTCATAGCTAAAAAATCCTCACAAATTAACAAATTCCTAACAAATAACCCGAAGATTGCAACACACTTAAATAAAAATTACTTTCTCGTTCACGCAGTAACCCAAGTAGCACAGCAAAGTATTTTACCCTGATAGAATTGCGTTCAATTATTTTATTTTCAGATATTATTCAGAATAATCATTGCCAGAACCAAATTGCCATTTATCTATTAACCGATGCCAGTAATATTGTTGTTGAATAGATAAATTATTAATTAATAATTTAATCACTGGAGTTACCAAAAACAAACCATTATAAAGGCATAAATTAATATAATGTAATATCCAATCCAATAAACTCAATAAACCAACTTGGGGAATAATCTTCGCAACTAATAAAGGATGAGATAAACCTGTTTTTAACAAAGTTTGTGTCAACGCCCCAACCTGGACGATATCTTGTAAAAAAGGTTTTAACACAGGTGTTCCTAACTGCTGCATTTCGGCAAATACAGCGGAGAGTAATTGATTAATTTGATTTGGGTCAATTTTTTGATTTACACCTACACTCATGGCTTTTTGAAATAACCAAGTTACACTTAAACTCGGTTGATAGGGTTGGAGAATCGCCAAAGATTGGGCAGATAATTGATCAGTTTTTAATGCCTCCTCAATTCCTAAGGTTAACCTGTGTAAATGACGCACCATAGCCCCAAAACCGCCAAAGCTTAAAGGTGATTGATTACCGCTACTATCTCCCACTGGCAAAATTCGATGCCAAGGGGTTTGCAGAGGACTTTGACGATAGCTGGGAAAGAAACCAAACAGCGCCCTTTGAAAATTTAGGCGATTAATTTCTACACCTTGATATTTTGGTAACAGGCGTAAATATTCATCAAATAAATTTTCTAAGCTTAAGCGTTGTGGTTCTGCATCCATATATGTAAATAGATAAGTGGTTCTCCCATCTTTAGCTGGAAAAGCTTCCCAAAAATATTGACATTGATTTTCCAAAGGCGTGAAAGATAACAATAAGTCACCTGAGTTATTTTCCGGAAATCCTTTAGCACAACTTCCCACAACTAAACAAAGTGCATCTGGTTTTTTTTCTTGACGCGCTTGTTGGCTAATTGGGGAAAGATTTCCCATGGCATCCAATAACAATTTCGCTGTAAATTGATTGTTTACTATCACGCCATTTGGGTGAACTACGGCATCACTAAATGGTGTATTTTCAAATAACATTCCCCCAGCATTAAGAAAGCGAGTTTTTAAGGTTTCGAGTAAATAAATAGGATTAACGCCAATATTTAAAACGTCTTCTACCCAAACTTCTGTACCACCTTGAAAACTGACTCGTGCGGGGTTATATTTAGTTACGATAGCTGCTTCTAATTCCTGTTCTGTCAGCAATTCCAATTCCCGAAATACTTCTAACTCTTTCCGGGAAATATTCCATTCCTGTTCTCTTCCTCGCAAAATTCCCCTTTCTAGCAACGCTACGCGCACACCCCGCACAGCTAAAGCCGCAGCGATTAAAATTCCCAAAGTTCCACCACAGATAATGACATCAAATTTCACAGAGTCTAAATTCTCTGAATTTTCTTTAACTCCGTTGGGTATGGGTGCGTTATCAGTTCGCAGGGATGTTAATATAGTGTCAGTGCGACGCAAAGCGCCTAAAACATCGCCTGGTAGTTGGGAAAGAATTTCTTCAGTTTGTGACATAACGGTTAATTTTAGGAAAGTTCTATATATTGATACTATCTTTGCTTGATACATAAACCAAGAAAGTTTCATTTATAAAAATTGCAGGTTAGGTAAAACGAGGAGAAATTTACTATTTATGTGAGTTGATTGGGTTTTAACCCAAACTTGTATTTTAAAGGTAAAGTGGTTGTCACAGAGTTAAAAACTGGAAACTTAATGTATTTGATGATATACTAGGTTTATAACTATGTGATAGTTAGTTGGTTAATGAAATTATCTAGTAAATATGAAGTCTATATTTTTACCAATATCAAAACAAATAGAATTGCCTTTACAATTAGTGACGCACCAAAAACAATTCACTTTTATTGATCTTTTTGCTGGTATTGGTGGATTTAGAATTGCTTTAAGTAAATTAGGTGGTCAATGTTTAGGATATTCTGAAATAGACAAACAAGCAATTAAAGTTTATCAGCAAAATTTCATTAGTTACTTTAATAAACATGAAATTGAATTAGGAGATATTACAAACATTAGTGAACTTCCACCTAATATTGACATAATTGTTGGTGGTGTTCCTTGTCAACCTTGGTCTGTTGCTGGTTGTTTAAGGGGATTTGAAGACAAGAGAGGAAAATTATGGTTTGATGTAATTCGACTAGTGAATAAAAATCAACCGAAAGGATTCATTTTTGAAAATGTTGGTGGATTAGCAAGTCCTAAAAATCGGGATAATTTGGAACTGATTCTTAACGAATTAGCAAATACAGGATATTGCGTGAAATGGAAAGTTCTTAATGCTTACGATTTTGGTTTACCTCAAAATCGGGATAGAGTTTTTATTGTTGGGATTAGACGGGATATAGAAAGATGTCAAGAGTATAAATTTCCTAAACCTTTGAATATTCACCCAAAAGTTCTAGATATTTTGGATGAATTTAAAAATATTAATGTTGTTGAAAAAGTTAAACTAGATGCAAATACTTTATTTAAAGGTGTAATTCCACCATCAAGAACGAGATTTCAAAAAGATGATGAGTTAAATGATTTTTTCATTTTTTCTGATTTAAGGAATGGACATACAACAATTCACTCTTGGGATATTATCAATACGAGTGATAGAGAAA
The window above is part of the Dolichospermum sp. DET69 genome. Proteins encoded here:
- a CDS encoding nucleoside monophosphate kinase, producing MRLIFLGVPGAGKSTQGAALSSQWQIPHISMDDICRQAIAKETSFGLKVKPYIERGDLVPDDFILDIIRQHFSHSSAQRGWILDGFPSNLSQVKLLDQLLLEIRAKGNTALSEQLYDQVFSFYVPIDVLVQRLLQRGHSDDNHEVIYRRIEVYQEHSNPLIQHYRQQGCLTVINGDRPVEIVTQFLQDSFSKSRLIGNKKTLNARKRLIKAGKQILSA
- the trxA gene encoding thioredoxin translates to MATSESPNETLVQYIQKSDFESLLEEKELFVMDCTATWCGPCRMVAPLMDKLAQEYKDQVKVVKLDVGDGENQSIAKKYGIRSIPAVMFFNHGELSEIVVGVVPYEKFTTALNKILEHS
- a CDS encoding CBS domain-containing protein, which encodes MQIDDPLIGVPCLEEAIDRHPLVVAPHTSLINVVNLMNQTRGNSCLLPDFDLEIGFNSMQGTRSSCVLVMEETELLGIFTERDIVKFTAMGTDFTDVKIAEVMVNPVITLTEKAFQDVFAALFLFRRYRIRHLVIVNAEEQVVGIVSPESIRQILRPTNLLKMRRVSEVMTTQVIHAPPTASVLSLAQMMAENRVSCVVIVKTDSWNDVLSAFKPVGIVTERDIVQFQALGLNLAQIEAKTVMSTPLFLLSPEDSLWSAHQEMQQRRVQRLVVSWDWGAKLAIVTQTSLLRIFDPLEMYGVIETLQITVAQLETEKAKYFHSQTNSTELPLQPDLKQIQKQHIVVDENLDNLIATVQSRIEHLIKNPDLSRELQQMYLGLATTEMQKIRHCLHS
- a CDS encoding DNA cytosine methyltransferase, with the protein product MKSIFLPISKQIELPLQLVTHQKQFTFIDLFAGIGGFRIALSKLGGQCLGYSEIDKQAIKVYQQNFISYFNKHEIELGDITNISELPPNIDIIVGGVPCQPWSVAGCLRGFEDKRGKLWFDVIRLVNKNQPKGFIFENVGGLASPKNRDNLELILNELANTGYCVKWKVLNAYDFGLPQNRDRVFIVGIRRDIERCQEYKFPKPLNIHPKVLDILDEFKNINVVEKVKLDANTLFKGVIPPSRTRFQKDDELNDFFIFSDLRNGHTTIHSWDIINTSDREKMICLTLLKYRRSKKYGDKDGNPLSFENFREIITDIEINELNKLLEKGIFRLTADHKYEFVNSKNMTGINNIYRIILPTAEIFPTLTATGSKDYIATVSIHASHPQEYKNLFLEKIYQPQKYIPITAKHACKLQGFPIDFEYHTKDEVAKKQFGNAVPVPVVEYVAKELLRILDI
- a CDS encoding recombinase family protein, producing MATEKSKDSYLWEKLDQARKAKAASGGYAGYGSPAFGQQSVNGELVENPSEQQIIELIRRHHKSGKSLPQIAAWLNQQGYTTKRGSQWQPVSVKRVLDRLYGKIQRISGMDED
- a CDS encoding FAD-binding oxidoreductase, which translates into the protein MSQTEEILSQLPGDVLGALRRTDTILTSLRTDNAPIPNGVKENSENLDSVKFDVIICGGTLGILIAAALAVRGVRVALLERGILRGREQEWNISRKELEVFRELELLTEQELEAAIVTKYNPARVSFQGGTEVWVEDVLNIGVNPIYLLETLKTRFLNAGGMLFENTPFSDAVVHPNGVIVNNQFTAKLLLDAMGNLSPISQQARQEKKPDALCLVVGSCAKGFPENNSGDLLLSFTPLENQCQYFWEAFPAKDGRTTYLFTYMDAEPQRLSLENLFDEYLRLLPKYQGVEINRLNFQRALFGFFPSYRQSPLQTPWHRILPVGDSSGNQSPLSFGGFGAMVRHLHRLTLGIEEALKTDQLSAQSLAILQPYQPSLSVTWLFQKAMSVGVNQKIDPNQINQLLSAVFAEMQQLGTPVLKPFLQDIVQVGALTQTLLKTGLSHPLLVAKIIPQVGLLSLLDWILHYINLCLYNGLFLVTPVIKLLINNLSIQQQYYWHRLIDKWQFGSGNDYSE